The Nocardioides sp. S-1144 genome includes a region encoding these proteins:
- a CDS encoding ABC transporter permease, translating to MPATTATFRALSLAIIKGFLRDKASVFFALIFPLMFLVLFGGIFGDQGQSRVELVQVGDVSLVDDLPAGAREVFDDTFDVTRSDDLAAALEEVRRGDADVAVEMRGDTLVAHYTQTDQVGAAITQGTLRSFVDGANVAATGSPPTYTLETERVEDDSLTTIQFVTPGLLGWAVAMSAAFGAAATIQGWRQSKLLRRLQLAPVSTRTVVGARVAVAIGIAFVQMAIFLGLGAGAFGLQLTGSWWMSIPLLVVGTLCFMSVGLLAGAITTTTEGAVNAANFMVLPMAFLSGSFFPLDAAPAWLRAVSNVLPLKHLNEGMLDVMVRGQGPGSAVLPIVILAGFALVVSLVAARLFRWETA from the coding sequence ATGCCCGCGACGACGGCGACCTTCCGGGCGCTCTCCCTGGCCATCATCAAGGGCTTCCTGCGCGACAAGGCCTCGGTGTTCTTCGCGCTGATCTTCCCGCTGATGTTCCTGGTCCTGTTCGGCGGCATCTTCGGCGACCAGGGCCAGTCGAGGGTCGAGCTCGTGCAGGTCGGCGACGTGTCGCTGGTCGACGACCTGCCCGCGGGGGCGCGCGAGGTCTTCGACGACACCTTCGACGTCACCCGGAGCGACGACCTCGCCGCGGCGCTCGAGGAGGTCCGCCGGGGCGACGCCGACGTGGCGGTCGAGATGCGGGGCGACACCCTCGTCGCGCACTACACCCAGACCGACCAGGTCGGGGCCGCCATCACCCAGGGCACGCTGCGCTCGTTCGTCGACGGCGCGAACGTCGCGGCCACGGGGTCGCCGCCGACGTACACGCTGGAGACCGAGCGCGTCGAGGACGACTCGCTGACCACGATCCAGTTCGTGACCCCCGGGCTGCTCGGCTGGGCGGTGGCGATGAGCGCGGCGTTCGGGGCGGCCGCGACGATCCAGGGCTGGCGGCAGTCGAAGCTGCTGCGGCGGCTCCAGCTCGCGCCGGTCTCGACGCGCACCGTGGTCGGCGCGCGCGTCGCCGTCGCGATCGGGATCGCCTTCGTGCAGATGGCCATCTTCCTCGGGCTGGGCGCCGGCGCCTTCGGGCTGCAGCTCACCGGGTCGTGGTGGATGTCGATCCCGCTCCTCGTCGTCGGGACGCTCTGCTTCATGTCGGTCGGCCTGCTCGCCGGGGCGATCACCACGACCACGGAGGGCGCGGTGAACGCCGCCAACTTCATGGTGCTGCCGATGGCGTTCCTCAGCGGCTCGTTCTTCCCGCTCGACGCGGCGCCGGCCTGGCTGCGCGCGGTGTCGAACGTGCTCCCGCTCAAGCACCTCAACGAGGGCATGCTCGACGTGATGGTGCGCGGCCAGGGACCGGGCTCGGCGGTGCTGCCGATCGTGATCCTGGCGGGGTTCGCGCTCGTGGTCAGCCTGGTTGCCGCCAGACTGTTCCGGTGGGAGACGGCGTGA
- a CDS encoding ABC transporter ATP-binding protein translates to MAAIEVDGLVKRYGDLRAVDGVSLEVAEGEFVGILGPNGAGKTTTLEMIEGLRQPDEGSVRVLGEAVWPRNPRLLPRMGVQLQASAFFERLTAREQLRTFASLYSVPVTAAEEWLERVGLVEKADTRVEDLSGGQAQRLSIACALVHDPEVVFLDEPTAALDPQARRNLWDLLAGLNDSGRTVVLTTHYMDEAEVLCDRVAIMDAGRVLEVDTPAALVRGLDAPTRVSVGPGQVSLDEARAIDGVDEATESVDGVVLTTRSPAAVLTRLAEQDRLDGVQIRTATLEDVFLDLTGREYRA, encoded by the coding sequence ATGGCGGCGATCGAGGTGGACGGCCTGGTCAAGCGGTACGGCGACCTGCGGGCGGTCGACGGGGTGAGCCTCGAGGTCGCCGAGGGCGAGTTCGTCGGCATCCTCGGCCCCAACGGCGCGGGCAAGACGACGACCCTGGAGATGATCGAGGGGCTGCGGCAGCCCGACGAGGGCAGCGTGCGGGTCCTCGGCGAGGCGGTGTGGCCGCGCAACCCGAGGCTGCTGCCGCGGATGGGGGTGCAGCTCCAGGCCTCGGCGTTCTTCGAGCGACTCACCGCCCGCGAGCAGCTCCGAACCTTCGCCTCGCTGTACTCCGTGCCGGTGACCGCGGCCGAGGAGTGGCTCGAGCGGGTCGGACTGGTCGAGAAGGCCGACACCCGCGTGGAAGACCTCTCCGGCGGCCAGGCCCAGCGGCTCTCGATCGCCTGCGCGCTCGTGCACGACCCCGAGGTCGTCTTCCTCGACGAGCCCACCGCGGCGCTCGACCCGCAGGCCCGGCGCAACCTCTGGGACCTGCTCGCCGGGCTGAACGACTCGGGCCGCACCGTCGTGCTCACCACGCACTACATGGACGAGGCCGAGGTGCTCTGCGACCGGGTGGCGATCATGGACGCCGGCCGGGTCCTGGAGGTGGACACCCCCGCGGCCCTCGTGCGCGGGCTCGATGCGCCGACCCGCGTGAGCGTGGGTCCCGGCCAGGTGAGCCTCGACGAGGCCCGCGCGATCGACGGCGTCGACGAGGCCACCGAGTCGGTCGACGGCGTCGTCCTCACCACCCGGTCACCGGCCGCGGTGCTGACCCGGCTCGCCGAGCAGGACCGCCTCGACGGCGTCCAGATCAGGACCGCCACCCTCGAGGACGTCTTCCTCGACCTCACCGGGCGGGAGTACCGAGCCTGA
- a CDS encoding HNH endonuclease signature motif containing protein — protein sequence MAAATAQLADPALVAVRTHQAATRRAEVATLVSVLDWAREHTTDDDPHTVTFGERPLPLGGVGCPVVEEFAAYDLAAAMGMSTDAGLGYLGRALELRYRLPRLWAAVLDGRLPVWKAGRIAESTMRLPVDGAAYVDARLAQAVSSITFTQLDRLVTEALARHAPQDVAPPADERYVAIDLTHATLDGNARLEGVLSVPDAMDLEDALRTGAATLAEAGCEEPLDVRRSIALGDLARGDQPLDLTSQPTRPLVVHLHQDSPDLGRSETTRSPVTVETIQTWCATATHVTIKQVIDLHDHVHVEAYEAPDRLREQIELRDLTCAFPHCRRPATRCDLDHITPHDLGGPTSTDNLAPLCRRHHRAKTHGRWRYTTTTPGTYHWTAPSGLTYRRDHHGTTPLDPPPAEPAEP from the coding sequence ATGGCCGCAGCCACCGCCCAGCTTGCCGACCCGGCGCTGGTGGCGGTGCGCACCCACCAGGCGGCGACCCGCCGGGCCGAGGTCGCGACCCTGGTCTCGGTCCTCGACTGGGCCCGCGAGCACACCACCGATGACGACCCCCACACCGTGACGTTCGGCGAGCGGCCGCTCCCGCTGGGTGGTGTCGGCTGCCCGGTCGTCGAGGAGTTCGCCGCCTACGACCTCGCCGCCGCGATGGGCATGAGCACCGACGCCGGGCTGGGCTACCTCGGCCGGGCCCTCGAGCTCCGCTACCGGCTTCCCCGGCTCTGGGCAGCGGTCCTCGACGGCCGGCTCCCCGTCTGGAAGGCCGGTCGGATCGCCGAGTCGACGATGCGCCTGCCCGTCGACGGCGCGGCGTACGTCGACGCCCGACTCGCCCAGGCCGTCTCCTCGATCACCTTCACCCAGCTCGACCGCCTCGTCACCGAGGCCCTCGCCCGCCACGCACCCCAGGACGTCGCCCCGCCCGCTGACGAGCGGTACGTCGCGATCGACCTCACCCACGCCACCCTCGACGGCAACGCCCGCCTCGAGGGCGTGCTGTCCGTGCCCGACGCGATGGACCTCGAGGACGCCCTGCGCACGGGCGCGGCGACCCTGGCCGAGGCCGGGTGCGAGGAGCCCCTCGACGTCCGCCGCTCGATCGCCCTCGGCGACCTCGCCCGCGGCGACCAGCCCCTCGACCTCACCAGCCAGCCCACCCGGCCGCTGGTCGTGCACCTGCACCAGGACTCACCCGACCTCGGACGCTCCGAGACCACCCGGAGTCCGGTCACCGTCGAGACCATCCAGACCTGGTGCGCCACCGCTACCCACGTCACCATCAAGCAAGTCATCGACCTCCACGACCACGTCCACGTCGAGGCCTACGAAGCCCCCGACCGCTTGCGCGAACAGATCGAGCTGCGCGACCTCACCTGCGCCTTCCCCCACTGCCGACGACCCGCCACCCGCTGCGACCTCGACCACATCACCCCCCACGACCTCGGCGGGCCGACCTCCACCGACAACCTCGCCCCCCTCTGCCGACGACACCACCGCGCCAAGACCCACGGCCGCTGGCGCTACACCACGACGACGCCCGGCACCTACCACTGGACCGCACCGTCGGGCCTCACCTACCGACGAGACCACCACGGCACCACACCACTCGACCCACCACCAGCCGAGCCGGCCGAACCCTGA